A window from Plasmodium gaboni strain SY75 chromosome 9, whole genome shotgun sequence encodes these proteins:
- a CDS encoding perforin-like protein 3, translating into MTFIRGSFIFLYILIIIINTIYQNLFDNIGNVSMISKIFSSNIFVSTKGHGYIENTVENIPQIENSKIINILQHDEIINKVNHNTNYTDTLYRQHNQKSKKNIKIKSPQRKNHRKLVKVKNNINFNEIKNDHETNSNDSLFKTEEISEKKECKGSAKNCIRGNVKSLINVMKGMEINKNEKDNSDLDKEMNIYDDEHHTVIVFDGTDENKDLYNKYKKIKKNTNGMDSIVIQGTEYLGVGYDFIFGNPIGDPFLKVDPGYRDSIIKLTYPKSDEDYPDNYMNINPNGSFVRNEISCNRSEKESEISTMSEYTKELSVDASIGASYGLFGSFSASTGYKSVSNTISKNKFRMFMLKSYCFKYVASLSQYSQWKLTDQFVRAISLLPSHFNSLEKDGTYCTDEEFRDNRKSEKCGKSVTAWMYFFKNFGTHVSTLLHLGGKITQQVKISKNDYKAITESGLSVSASVSAGFGLFKVKGSTNTESNESSNDESSASSLEKETVIIGGTTIFDPNDPNNFEKWAESITENPMPIKGEYEPLSRILPTRLSKIYEEALRFYISVNVPSNFGQITDNEIRQYNIKEELMKATMVHSSGTGLVVVECEEKQNFLLGFSLSIPNDLSNLKDFYLNSCDEDSDKCYSKMSDNVYSYIFAMCKEEMIPFFEQKVKSGVGLLTLECSEKNQVILFGFGISVLNTNDPISISLYPCKYGKASCSMQGSTDQSAVGLWIVCAHEESLNSKFSVYIRKMFEENVSGKKKKHMDICPEKVLFNLIFEFTKTSIKKRNGGCFTVNDKCPKDFHVCSDKKDRKSFNYYSLSVY; encoded by the coding sequence ATGACTTTCATTAGAGGCTCATTTATATTCCTGtacattttaataatcattataaatacaatatatcaaaatttatttgataatattgGCAATGTATCTATGATTTCAAAAATTTTCTCTTCTAATATTTTCGTTTCTACCAAAGGACATGGTTACATCGAAAATACTGTGGAAAATATTCCACAAATTGAAAATAGTAaaatcataaatatattacagCACGATGAAATTATCAACAAAGTGAATCATAATACCAATTATACGGATACATTATATAGACAACATAACCAAAAGAGTAAGAAgaacataaaaattaaatcaCCACAAAGAAAAAATCACCGCAAACTTGTtaaagtaaaaaataacataaatttcaacgaaataaaaaatgatcATGAAACCAATTCTAATGATAGCTTATTTAAGACAGAAGAAATAtctgaaaaaaaagagtGTAAGGGGAGCGCTAAAAATTGCATTAGAGGAAATGTTAAAAGTCTGATTAATGTAATGAAAGGTATGGAAATTAATAAGAACGAAAAAGATAATTCAGACTTAGATAAAgaaatgaatatatatgatgatgaaCATCATACTGTAATTGTATTTGATGGTACagatgaaaataaagatttatataataagtaCAAAAAGATTAAGAAAAATACGAATGGTATGGATTCAATAGTTATACAAGGTACAGAATATTTAGGTGTTGGTTatgattttatatttgGGAACCCGATAGGTGACCCATTTTTAAAAGTAGATCCTGGTTATAGAGATTcgataataaaattaacTTATCCTAAATCAGATGAAGATTATCctgataattatatgaatataaatcCGAATGGTTCCTTTGTGAGAAATGAAATATCTTGTAATAGATCAGAAAAAGAAAGTGAAATAAGTACTATGAGTGAATATACGAAAGAACTTTCTGTAGATGCATCTATAGGTGCTTCTTATGGATTATTTGGATCTTTTTCTGCATCTACTGGTTATAAGAGTGTATCAAATACTATATCTAAAAATAAGTTTCGAATGTTTATGTTGAAGAGTTATTGTTTTAAATACGTTGCTTCTTTATCTCAGTATTCTCAATGGAAACTAACTGATCAGTTTGTGAGGGCTATTTCTTTATTACCATCTCATTTTAATTCCCTAGAAAAGGATGGAACGTATTGTACAGATGAAGAATTCCGAGATAATCGCAAGAGTGAAAAATGCGGTAAGAGTGTCACAGCATGGATgtattttttcaaaaattTTGGGACTCATGTTTCTACTCTTTTACATTTAGGGGGGAAAATAACACAACAGGTAAAGATATcaaaaaatgattataaagCAATAACTGAAAGTGGTTTATCAGTTTCAGCTAGTGTATCAGCAGGATTTGGTTTGTTTAAAGTAAAGGGTTCTACAAATACGGAATCGAATGAATCTAGTAATGATGAATCATCTGCTTCCAGTTTAGAAAAAGAAACGGTAATAATAGGAGGAACAACAATTTTTGACCCCAATGACCCGAATAATTTTGAAAAGTGGGCAGAAAGTATAACCGAAAATCCAATGCCTATCAAAGGAGAATATGAGCCTTTATCTAGGATATTACCTACACGTTTATCAAAGATATATGAAGAAGCTTTAcgtttttatatatctgTAAATGTACCATCTAATTTTGGTCAGATAACAGATAATGAAATAAgacaatataatataaaagaagaGTTAATGAAAGCAACAATGGTTCATTCTAGTGGGACTGGTTTAGTTGTAGTTGAATGTGAAGAGAAACAAAATTTCCTTTTAGGTTTTTCATTATCTATACCTAATGATTTATcaaatttaaaagatttttatttaaattcATGTGACGAAGACTCGGATAAATGTTATTCGAAAATGAGTGATAATGTATACAGTTATATATTTGCCATGTGTAAAGAAGAAATGATACCATTTTTTGAACAAAAGGTAAAATCAGGTGTTGGTTTATTAACATTGGAATGTTCAGAAAAAAATCAGGTTATATTATTTGGTTTTGGAATAAGTGTTTTAAATACAAATGATCCAATATCTATATCTTTATATCCTTGTAAATATGGTAAGGCATCTTGTTCTATGCAAGGTTCCACTGATCAGTCGGCTGTTGGTTTATGGATAGTTTGTGCTCATGAAGAATCATTAAATTCGAAATTTTCtgtatatataagaaaaatgtttgaagaaaatgtttctggaaaaaaaaagaaacataTGGATATATGTCCAGAAAAAGTTctatttaatttaatatttgaaTTTACAAAGACGTCAATTAAAAAACGTAATGGGGGATGTTTTACAGTAAATGATAAATGCCCAAAGGATTTTCATGTATGTTCAGATAAGAAGGACAGAAAATcttttaattattattcattgtcggtatattaa